The region TGTACTTTTTATCAACGCAGTACAAAGTATAGAGCAATTAACGATGCTATCTACACGAGTAATAGAGGTGATTCAAAAACCAATCTCGTATCAGAATGAGCGGCTATCAGTAGGCATTAGTATAGGTATTACTGTTGCACAATATAGTGATGAAAAAGACATCGATGTTTTATTGAAAGAGGCTGATAATGCAATGTATCAAGCAAAACTTTCAGGTAAAGGACAGTTCAAATTTCACAAAGTATGACAATTTTTTTACAAAAATGATTTAAATCTATTTACCTAATTTGATTTAATGTTATATTAGTCGCGTTATTTACTTTTACAGAAATAGGATAAGTTTGATGGAAATTTTATTATTAGTTGCTTTTGTTATCGCCGGTGCAATTATGGTAAAAAAAGAAAAATCAGAGCAACCAAAATAATATAGATAACCTTTTTTAACAATTTTATATCTATATAGGCCAAGATAAATAAAGCATTTATCTTGGCCTTTTTCTATCTGAGTTAAGAGTTAAGAGTTAAGTGCATTTCAGCAACACCATCTTCCATTTGTATATCAATAGAAAAACCAAAATGCTGCGCTAAACCTATCATCCCTCTATTTGATGGCATTGTCATTCCAGTCATAAATTTTATTCCTTGATTACGACAATAACGGATGATCTTCTCCATTAATATTTTACCTAATCCTAATCCCTTAAGATCAGATCTTACTAAAATTGCAAATTCGGTATTATTTTTATGAGGATCAGATAAGGCACGAGCAACAGCAAGAATAACTTCTTCATTATCAACTCTTTTAGTAGCAACAAAAGCCATTTCACGGTCATAATCAATTTGAGTGAAATTAGCTAAGGCTTCGTGGTTAAATTCACCTACGTCAGAAAAAAAACGTTTATATAAATCTTCGTGTGATACCTGTGAAATAAATGCAGCATGTTTTGGCTCATCCTCAGGAAGAATAGGACGAAGTAGTACTGAAGAGTGGTCTTTTAACTCAGCATATTCTTCTAATTCATTTGGATAAGGTCGAATAGCTAAACGCTTATGTGCATCACCAGAAAATGATGATAGCTTCATTGAAGAATCAATAATTGTTAGGTCTGAGCCTGAAATTAATAATGGGTGAATATCAAGCTCAATAATTTCTGGACAATCAAGTATCATTTGAGAAATTCGAACAAGGAAGGCACTCAAATCAAATATACTCATTTTATTTGGTGAATTTCGATTGTGAATAATATCTTCTTTGATTGCGTATTTTATTAAATTTTCAGCTAATGCCATATTAAGTGGCGGTAGAGCTACGGCTGCATTATTGTTAAGATCCCATTCAGAGCCGCCTTCACCTAAGAAGATCACAGGCCCAAAGACAGGATCTTGACACACCTTAACTCGTAACTCTTGAGCTCCGGATCTCAGAGCCATTTTTTGTACACTTAAGCCTACGATCCTAGCAGATGGATAACTGATCGAAACTCGATCAATAATAGATTGAGACGCCTGAATTACTTCTTCTTTCGTATTTAAGTTTAACATCACCCCTTGCACATCTGACTTATGAGCGATATCTGGAGATCTCAGTTTTACTACAACAGGGTAACCAATATTTTCAGCTACATATCCTGTTTCAACGGGTTCTTCTGTTATCCAGGTATCAAGAGTATTAAAACCATAGCACGAGTAAAGTGTTTGTGTTTCGTGTGTATCTAATTCAACCAGATCCTCAGAAACGCAGCTATCTAGCCATTCTCTTGCTTTAATCGCATCATCTTTATTGATATGCCCTGATGAGACGGGGGTTTCAATTAAGAGCTTTTGATTGCGATGATATTCAACCAAATGAAGAAAAGCAGATACAGAGCTTTCTGGTGTTCTATAGGTAGGTATAGAGGCTTGTGTAAACAATAAGCGGGCTTCTTTTGAAGAAGCTTCTCCTGACCAATTAGTTAATATAGTAAACTTCAATTTACGTTTGTGGTTTTTGATTAATTCGATAAGTTTTGATGCGGTTTGTGTAGAATTTGAGACCGCTGATGGACTATGCATTATAAGGATGGCATCGCAATCATCGCTGTCTAAAAGTGTATTGACAGTCTCGCAGTATCGCTGCTCATTTGCATCTCCACCTATATCAATAGGATTAGCATGAGACCAATTATGCGGTAATATCTGATTTAGCTTTTGAAGGAGAGGGTCAGTTAATGATGCTAATTTACCTCCTTGTTGCATTAAGCTATCGACAGCCATAATTGCAGGGCCACCACCATTTGTGACTATCGCAAGTCGGTTACCTCTAAATGCAATAGGATGAGCAAGAGTTTCTACTGCTGCAAATAATTCATGAGTATTTGATACTCGTAACATACCTGCACGCCTTATTGCCGAATCATAGACAGCATCTAAGCTTATTTCGCCATTAGTATGAAGCTGTGCCGCTTTACTTCCTGCCACTGAACGACCACTTTTTACAACTAAAATACGTCGGTTACGCGCAGCCGCTCTAGCTGCAGACATAAATTGACGCGCATCCTTTATTGAATCAATATAAAGTAATATTGCATCAGTTTTAGAGTCGGTACAAAGAGCATCAAGCAATTCGCTAAAATCTATATCAATACCATCGCCTAAAGATATAAAAGCAGAAAAACCAATATTTTTCTCTTTTGCCCAATCTAATATAGTCGTACATACTGCTGCTGATTGCGATATAAAAGCAATATTTCCTTTATTAGCCTCAATTGGTGAAAAAGAAGCGTTAAGGTTTAGCCAAGGAAGTATTATGCCAAGGCTATTAGGCCCTAGTATTCTCATATTATATTTTTTGGCAATACACGCTGCCTCAAGAGGTAAACGCTCTCCTGAGTCATTAAAATGAAGGTTCATATCTGAAGAAAGAATAATTACTAGCTTAACGCCTTTTTCACCTAACTGTTCTAAAATCTTAATATTTTTGATTGCAGGCGTACATAAAATAGCAAAGTCAGGCGTAATTGGAAGGGAAGGTATATCACTGTAGGCTAATATGCCGCACACAGAATGATAAATTGGATGAACAGGCATTATTGGCCCAGTAAATTCCCCTTCTAAAAGATTGCGCATTACAATATGTCCCGCACGATCAGAGTGAATTGAAGCTCCAATCACAGCAATAGAGCGAGGTCGTAGAAGTTGTTGTAAATCAGACATTGCAGCTCCTTTAATCTTCAGATAAGAATAAGATAACTGAGTATGGAGCATTTACCTTTGTTAAATTGATATAAACAGAATCCAGCGCACAAAAACACATTAATTATTGGTAACAGTACACAAATCAGAGACTATTTGTACGGTTACTTAGGTTTAGACTTGATTGTGATTAACATCAGGTGCAAAATTAGAGAATCAGTAGGACCATAAATGTGAATTAAAATGAAAAAAATCATAACTATAACGCTAACCGCGCTGCTAGCAGGGTGTACTAGTAGCTCGTATACAACAAACATTACAACAGAATCTTCTGAAGAGGTTTATCAAGTCTCTCAAACTATAGAGCAAGAAGTTACCACTTTTGAAGAAACAGAACTCACCGCAGAAGTTGAAAAACCTGTGGTAAAACTTACACCAGAAGAAACAGTAATGGTTAAAAGTTCAGAGTCTGAGATTAAGATCCTACCACCAACTCAAAAACAAAAAGAAATGCATAACCGCTATGGTTATACACTTCAGATTTTAGCTTTAAGTCGTAAAACGGACCTTTCCTCATATACAGGAAAGCTTCCTAGTGATCAGCCTGTATGGATGAATAGAAAAACAGTTAATAATATGCCTTGGTATACCATTTTATACGGTGACTTCGCTACACCTGCAGAAGCACGTAAAGCGATTCATCGACTACCTGCTGAAATTCAAGCATATGGTCCTTTTGTCCGTAGTATTAACAGCATTAAAAGCTCAGATAACCCAGAGCTACATAAGTTAAATTAATTTGAATTGGTGCACATTCCCGTGCACCAATTATTTCCTATAGTGATTAGCATGACTCATATCCTTTTACTTTGTGGCGGTGGCGGTACCGAACATGAAGTTTCATTAGTATCATCAAAATATATTTATCAGCAATTGTCTGAACTAAATACATTTAAAATAACTCACCTAGAAATTAAAGATAATGGCTGGTTTCAAATTGATTCAGACCTAAAATATGAATTACGTTCTGATAAATCATTAGTTTGCGATAATGTTGAATGCGGCCGTATAGATTATGTTATTCCTTGCATTCATGGATATCCAGGTGAGACAGGTGACATTCAATCTATGTTGGATATGCTTCACCTTCCTTATTTAGGCTGTGGTGCTGAATCAAGTACAAACAGCTTTAATAAAATCACTTCAAAATTGTGGTATGACGCGCTTGATATTCCCAATACCCCTTATCTATTCTTGACAGAAAATAATGAAGATACACATGCTTCAGCATTATCAGCGTTTAAAGAATGGGGTGGATTATTTGTTAAAGCGGCTTGCCAAGGCTCATCCATTGGGTGTTACAATGTAACTTCTGAGGATGAGTTAGAGAAAGCGATTAATGATGCTTTCGGGTTTTCTCAACAAGTACTTATTGAAAAAACAGTGAAGCCAAGAGAGTTGGAAGTTGCAGCCTATGAAATTGACGGCAAGCTATTTACAACCCCTCCAGGAGAAGTTATTGCTCCTGATGGTGTTTTTATACTTATGATGAAAAATACGGTAGTGGTAGCCATTCAACAACCACATTAACGGCAAGCAATTTATCTGATAAACAAATTAATTTGATCGATAAATACAGCCAAAAAGTATTTAAACAAATGAAATTAAAAGATTTATCTCGCATCGATTTTTTCTTAACAGAAGAGAACAAAATTTATTTAAACGAGGTAAATACTTTCCCTGGAATGACACCAATCTCAATGTTCCCTAAGCTATTAGAGCATAATGGCGATTGTTTTAAAACATTCCTAGAGAAAGCAATTCTTAACGCTCTCAAATCATAAAATTATTAAAAAGACATATCAAAGCCTGATTATCTAATCAGGCTTTTTAGTTTTGAAAAGCTGCTTTTGTTGTTCTGAGCGTTCAATATTGCCTATATATTGATTTGGCATTGCAGGGCTTACCCAACGTCCCATAGCTTGAATTTCATGGATTGAAT is a window of Aliivibrio wodanis DNA encoding:
- a CDS encoding putative lipoprotein, may be involved in cell division, whose product is MKKIITITLTALLAGCTSSSYTTNITTESSEEVYQVSQTIEQEVTTFEETELTAEVEKPVVKLTPEETVMVKSSESEIKILPPTQKQKEMHNRYGYTLQILALSRKTDLSSYTGKLPSDQPVWMNRKTVNNMPWYTILYGDFATPAEARKAIHRLPAEIQAYGPFVRSINSIKSSDNPELHKLN
- a CDS encoding D-alanine--D-alanine ligase; the protein is MTHILLLCGGGGTEHEVSLVSSKYIYQQLSELNTFKITHLEIKDNGWFQIDSDLKYELRSDKSLVCDNVECGRIDYVIPCIHGYPGETGDIQSMLDMLHLPYLGCGAESSTNSFNKITSKLWYDALDIPNTPYLFLTENNEDTHASALSAFKEWGGLFVKAACQGSSIGCYNVTSEDELEKAINDAFGFSQQVLIEKTVKPRELEVAAYEIDGKLFTTPPGEVIAPDGVFILMMKNTVVVAIQQPH
- a CDS encoding putative acetyltransferase, encoding MSDLQQLLRPRSIAVIGASIHSDRAGHIVMRNLLEGEFTGPIMPVHPIYHSVCGILAYSDIPSLPITPDFAILCTPAIKNIKILEQLGEKGVKLVIILSSDMNLHFNDSGERLPLEAACIAKKYNMRILGPNSLGIILPWLNLNASFSPIEANKGNIAFISQSAAVCTTILDWAKEKNIGFSAFISLGDGIDIDFSELLDALCTDSKTDAILLYIDSIKDARQFMSAARAAARNRRILVVKSGRSVAGSKAAQLHTNGEISLDAVYDSAIRRAGMLRVSNTHELFAAVETLAHPIAFRGNRLAIVTNGGGPAIMAVDSLMQQGGKLASLTDPLLQKLNQILPHNWSHANPIDIGGDANEQRYCETVNTLLDSDDCDAILIMHSPSAVSNSTQTASKLIELIKNHKRKLKFTILTNWSGEASSKEARLLFTQASIPTYRTPESSVSAFLHLVEYHRNQKLLIETPVSSGHINKDDAIKAREWLDSCVSEDLVELDTHETQTLYSCYGFNTLDTWITEEPVETGYVAENIGYPVVVKLRSPDIAHKSDVQGVMLNLNTKEEVIQASQSIIDRVSISYPSARIVGLSVQKMALRSGAQELRVKVCQDPVFGPVIFLGEGGSEWDLNNNAAVALPPLNMALAENLIKYAIKEDIIHNRNSPNKMSIFDLSAFLVRISQMILDCPEIIELDIHPLLISGSDLTIIDSSMKLSSFSGDAHKRLAIRPYPNELEEYAELKDHSSVLLRPILPEDEPKHAAFISQVSHEDLYKRFFSDVGEFNHEALANFTQIDYDREMAFVATKRVDNEEVILAVARALSDPHKNNTEFAILVRSDLKGLGLGKILMEKIIRYCRNQGIKFMTGMTMPSNRGMIGLAQHFGFSIDIQMEDGVAEMHLTLNS